AGAATTCAGGAAAATATCTCCTACGCCACCTGCTGCATCCTCTGCCGCCCTGTTCATAGAAAGAATAGCTTTATCAACCATGCTGCCCATGCCCATACTGCGTAAAGTACTTTCTACTTTTTGCGCTTCAGGAGGTAATAGTATTTTAATAGCTGCATCTTTAAAAAAACCGTCCACCTTGCTTACTTTGGCAACGCTACTGTCTGCCCCTACTTTCAACGCTTCTTTTAAGCCGCTTATAATATCATCATTGCTCAATCCCGGCTTTGCCTTATTAGTACTTGGAATTGCTTTTTGCACCTGGTTCAATAATCCTCCAATACCTTGCGCATGAACATTACTGTTAGCAATTACAGATACCAGCACGATCGAAATAATTTTTTTCATAGATCTTTTTTTGTGTTACAAATGTAAATATGTTTCTTATTTAAAAACTTGTTTGACGTTCTTGCTGCTATTAAACAGACGGACCCTATGACCAAAATGGAAAAGAAAAAGTTTAATTATTAAAGCTTATTTTATATAATCTATACATAGTTACTCAATAATTAATGAATTATATTGCAACAAAAAGTGCGGATGATCAAAGCCAGCATTATTACTATAGGCGATGAATTATTAATTGGGCAGGTTGTTGACACCAATAGTGCGTGGATGGCACAGGAGCTTAACAAAGCAGGCATCCCTGTTTTAAGACGGGTATCTGTAGGTGATGACTGGAATGAAATATGGCGGACATTGAATGAAGAAAGTAAGAATGCTCATATTATTTTAATTACCGGTGGATTGGGACCTACCAGCGATGATATCACCAAGCAATTACTCTGCACTTATTTTAGTGGCAAAATGGTGGTGAACGAAGAAGCGCTTGCCAACATAAAATATCTTTTTGAAAATGTGTTCAAGCGACCGTTGATCGAGCGCAACCTGAAACAAGCAGAAGTACCCGATACCTGTAAAGTAATTATTAATAAGAGAGGCACAGCCCCTGGTATGTGGTTTGAGCGACCGCTTTCAGGATCTGTAATCGGTGAAGCGTTGCAAAAAGAATCGTTGAATTTAACGCAGGTATTTGTGGCAATGCCCGGAGTTCCTCACGAGATGAAAGGTATTATGCAGGATGATGTTATTCCACTTTTGAAAAATACATTTTCCTTAGCTCATATTTTTCATCGTACCTTATTGACTGCAGGAGTAGGCGAATCTTTTTTAGCCGAACAGCTGAACGACTTTGAAGCATCCCTTCCATCGCATATTAAGCTTGCGTATTTGCCTAATTATGGAATGGTACGTTTACGTCTGTCAACACAAGGCTTTAATGAGAGTTTAATTCAAAACGAAATTGACCTGCATTTTGAAGCATTGAAAATATTAGTAAAAGATCATTTGGTTACTACCGAAGATGAAACAATGGAGAATGTGATAGCAAATCTATTACTTTCAAAAAACAAAATAGTAGCCACTGCCGAAAGTTGCACGGGTGGTTATATTGCACACTTGCTTACTTCTATTCCAGGTTCATCTAAATTTTATAACGGAAGTGTCATTAGTTATTCCAATGATGTAAAAGAGGAATTGTTATTTGTTGATGAGGAGTTAATAAAGGTGCATGGCGCCGTTAGTGAACAAGTGGCAGTTGAAATGGCAACCGGCATATTGAACAGGATCGAATCGGATTATGCGATCGCTGTGTCAGGAATAATGGGACCTGATGGCGGCTCTGCTGAAAAGCCCGTAGGCACTGTTTGGATCGCCGTAGGCAATAAGGATAAAATAACTACACAATTATTTCATTTTCGTGTTGACAGGTTGCGAAATATTCAACTGACAGCTTTAAATGCATTGAATTTGCTGAGAAAATTTATTTTAGAAGAATAACCTTACTACATAGTCATAAACTTCCTTTTGCAGCTTGGAGCTTCTAGCTTATTTTCACTACCTTTAACTATTCAATTTTACACTTCAAATTGTCGTATGAGCTTAGTTGATCTTGTAATGCCGAAATTAGGCGAAAGTATAATGGAAGCTACTATTTTAAGATGGCATAAACATCCCGGAGATGCTATTAAGGAAGAAGAAACTGTGTTGGATATTGCTACCGATAAAGTAGATAGTGAAGTTCCATCAACTGCTGCAGGAGTGATCGAGGAATTATTATATAAAGAAAACGATGTAGTACCTATCGGTGCTGTTATCGCTAAAATAAGAATCAATAGCAACGCATCGGTGAGTACACCTACTCCACCACCTGCGCCTCAGGCGGAAGAATATGAAGAAGCAAAGCTGGTAGAAGAAGTTCCTTATCAACCTTTAAATGTTCCACCTCCAACGAATGGCACATCTTCTTCCGGCATTCGTTTTTATTCGCCGTTGGTATTAAATATTGCTGCGAGTGAAGGCATTGGAATGGCGGAACTGGAAATGATTCCTGGAACAGGACAAGATGGACGTGTGAGCAAAAAAGATATTTTGAATTATGTAGAAAACAAACGGCAGACAACACCCGGTAATCGTGAAACGATATATACTCCCGCTTCTCATGTCACACCTCTTACTACTCACAATTCGCAACTGGCAACTCATGAATACGCTCCTCCATCACTAACGACTACGGGTAACGTAGAAATTATTGAAATGGATAGAATGCGTAAGCTGATTGCAAAACACATGATCGATAGCACGCATACCAGCGCTCATGTAACCAGCTTTGCAGAATGTGATGTTACCAATTTGGTTTTGTGGAGAGATAAAGTAAAAAAGGAGTTTGAAAAAAGAGAAGGGACAAAGATCACCTTCACTCCTTTATTTGTAGAAGCAATTGTAAAGAGCATAAAAAAATATCCGCTTTTAAGCAGCTCTGTTGATGGTGATAGAATTATCATTAAAAAAGATCTTAACATTGGCATGGCTGCTGCTTTAGCCAACGGGAACCTCATAGTACCTGTAATTAAAAATGCCGATCAGTTGAATTTGGTTGGTCTTACCAAACAGGTAAATCATTTAGCAAGCGCGGCACGGACAAATTCTTTAAAACCGGATGATACCGTTGGAGGCACTTTTACGTTATCCAACATTGGTACATTTGGAAGCATCATGGGCACCCCTATCATCAACCAGCCACAGGTAGCTATAATGGCGGTGGGTGCTATCAAAAAACGTCCGGTTGTAATAGAAACTTCTCAAGGTGATAGTATTGCCATCCGGCATATCATGTTCATTTCATTGAGCTATGATCATCGTATTATTGATGGAGCCCTGGGTTCTACATTTTTGAATGCTGTGGCAAAAGAACTGGAAGCGTTTGATGTGAACAGAAGCATATGATCCGCTTTAGTAAAAGTTATTTTGCTGTAACTATTGCGTTATTATTGATCGAAGTATTTATTGCATTATTTATACATGATGCTGTTATAAGACCATACATCGGCGACTTCCTCGTTGTTATTTTGCTCTATTGCTTTGTACGTTCTTTTTTGAATACATCTATCCTTGTCACGGCCATTTGTGTTTTATTATTTTCTTATGTGGTTGAAACAGCACAATATTTTAAGTTCGTTGAAGTACTCGGCTTAAGCAATTCAAGGTTAGCAAAAATAATTATTGGGACTTCATTTGAATGGACGGATCTGCTGGCTTACACTGCAGGTATCCTATGTGTTTTATTATTCGAAAAATTAATAGCCAAAAAACAATTGCTTAGGAATACAGTAAAATAATTTTCTTGATAATTTACAAGTCTCCTAGCATCTTTTAAAATTTTCTAATACATTTGATGCCTTATGGAGACCAGCAACCATATTAAAAACGGGGCGTTAATCTGAAAAGCCATACGAGTAAGACCAAATCAAAACCCAAAAAAAATGAACTACTATTTAAAAGTTTTACAGAATTATGCAGTGTTTAATGGACGTGCAAGAAGAAGTGAATATTGGTACTTCTTTTTGTTCAATGTGCTAGCGTCTATTTTATTTACTGTTATTGGCAAAGTGATCGGCTTTGAAGCTATATCTACAGTTTATACATTAGCAGTTTTAGTTCCTTCTATCGGAGTAGCGGTAAGAAGAATGCATGATGTTGGTAAAAGCGGGTGGTTTGCGCTTATTCCCATCTATAACCTGGTATTAGCATTAACAGAAGGAGAACAAGGAGAAAATCAATATGGCCCCGATCCAAAAGCAGAAACTATATAGTTCAACAAATCATTAAATAAGAAAGGGAGTGAATTCACTCCCTTTCTTATTTATACATCGTTTATTTTAGTAACAATTCCTTAATGATTTCTTTACAATAAACTTAGCTACTGAAACTTCTTTTGCAGAAATATTATGCAAATGAAGAAAATTTACTTATCAGCGATCACTCTATTCGCTTTTTCTCTTTTATCACACGCTCAATCATTTACCGCAGGTAATATTGTGGTATATAAAGTTGGAGATGGAACTACAACACTTTCCAATGCCTCCTTTCCTATAACATTAGACGAATATTCGCCTGCAGGAGTATTGGCGCTATCACATCCAATGCCAACCGCTGCTTCAGGCTCTAACAAAAGAATAGTAGCTTCAGGTAGCGCTACTTCTGAAGGACAAATGACAAGATCATACGATAAAAGATATTTGATAGTGCCGGGTTACGAT
The Ferruginibacter albus DNA segment above includes these coding regions:
- a CDS encoding DUF4197 domain-containing protein, with the protein product MKKIISIVLVSVIANSNVHAQGIGGLLNQVQKAIPSTNKAKPGLSNDDIISGLKEALKVGADSSVAKVSKVDGFFKDAAIKILLPPEAQKVESTLRSMGMGSMVDKAILSMNRAAEDAAGGVGDIFLNSITHMTITDGLQILQGNDTAATSYLRKSTTSQLTQKFRPVIDSSLKKFDATKYWNEVFTTYNKIPFVQKVNPDLVGYVTDKSLNGLFYNIGLQEQKIRKDPAAQVTDILKKVFGK
- a CDS encoding CinA family nicotinamide mononucleotide deamidase-related protein yields the protein MIKASIITIGDELLIGQVVDTNSAWMAQELNKAGIPVLRRVSVGDDWNEIWRTLNEESKNAHIILITGGLGPTSDDITKQLLCTYFSGKMVVNEEALANIKYLFENVFKRPLIERNLKQAEVPDTCKVIINKRGTAPGMWFERPLSGSVIGEALQKESLNLTQVFVAMPGVPHEMKGIMQDDVIPLLKNTFSLAHIFHRTLLTAGVGESFLAEQLNDFEASLPSHIKLAYLPNYGMVRLRLSTQGFNESLIQNEIDLHFEALKILVKDHLVTTEDETMENVIANLLLSKNKIVATAESCTGGYIAHLLTSIPGSSKFYNGSVISYSNDVKEELLFVDEELIKVHGAVSEQVAVEMATGILNRIESDYAIAVSGIMGPDGGSAEKPVGTVWIAVGNKDKITTQLFHFRVDRLRNIQLTALNALNLLRKFILEE
- a CDS encoding dihydrolipoamide acetyltransferase family protein; amino-acid sequence: MSLVDLVMPKLGESIMEATILRWHKHPGDAIKEEETVLDIATDKVDSEVPSTAAGVIEELLYKENDVVPIGAVIAKIRINSNASVSTPTPPPAPQAEEYEEAKLVEEVPYQPLNVPPPTNGTSSSGIRFYSPLVLNIAASEGIGMAELEMIPGTGQDGRVSKKDILNYVENKRQTTPGNRETIYTPASHVTPLTTHNSQLATHEYAPPSLTTTGNVEIIEMDRMRKLIAKHMIDSTHTSAHVTSFAECDVTNLVLWRDKVKKEFEKREGTKITFTPLFVEAIVKSIKKYPLLSSSVDGDRIIIKKDLNIGMAAALANGNLIVPVIKNADQLNLVGLTKQVNHLASAARTNSLKPDDTVGGTFTLSNIGTFGSIMGTPIINQPQVAIMAVGAIKKRPVVIETSQGDSIAIRHIMFISLSYDHRIIDGALGSTFLNAVAKELEAFDVNRSI
- a CDS encoding ribosomal maturation YjgA family protein; translated protein: MIRFSKSYFAVTIALLLIEVFIALFIHDAVIRPYIGDFLVVILLYCFVRSFLNTSILVTAICVLLFSYVVETAQYFKFVEVLGLSNSRLAKIIIGTSFEWTDLLAYTAGILCVLLFEKLIAKKQLLRNTVK
- a CDS encoding DUF805 domain-containing protein, with the translated sequence MNYYLKVLQNYAVFNGRARRSEYWYFFLFNVLASILFTVIGKVIGFEAISTVYTLAVLVPSIGVAVRRMHDVGKSGWFALIPIYNLVLALTEGEQGENQYGPDPKAETI